One Punica granatum isolate Tunisia-2019 chromosome 3, ASM765513v2, whole genome shotgun sequence genomic window carries:
- the LOC116200677 gene encoding uncharacterized protein LOC116200677 isoform X2, translating into MAYRRKQQLPRRPLASVPGESDYEASTTASSSSSSSSSSSSSSLAAKAIRASSARMDSSLSSAYAAAPPSSSPFEDSRSSDADSMKHSTEPKHGFWGALARKAKSIIEDNNVSHQQETPEGEVNPQMADKNVGDRHGHSHQSYRSRRRSENPALQKGLDAIASSLNYIGGTIGTVVEEGLTIVENRAAEIIHDTSKTIKKKPSRFEEHDPTYGQHCPIQQSRTEDEKQSEQEIQLKASRDVAMAMAAKAKLLLRELKTVKADLAFAKERCAQLEEENKMLRENRGQLESPEDDDLIRLQLETLLAEKARLAHENSVYARENRFLREVVEYHQLTMQDVIYLDETSEEVSEVYPTNKVSLLSSRPASAALAAAVPPSSFHMPRTSSQHRQQQPTDAHSRS; encoded by the exons ATGGCATATAGGAGGAAGCAGCAACTCCCGAGGAGGCCATTGGCATCGGTACCTGGTGAATCTGACTATGAAGCTTCAACaacagcttcttcttcttcctcttcttcttcttcttcttcttcttcttccttggcAGCCAAAGCGATCAGAGCATCTTCTGCTCGCATGGACTCTTCACTTTCCTCCGCTTACGCCGCCGCTCCTCCGTCGTCTTCTCCTTTCGAg GATTCTAGGTCTAGTGACGCTGATTCAATGAAACATTCTACCGAACCCAAGCATGGATTTTGGGGAGCTTTGGCTAGGAAAGCTAAATCCATTATAGAGGACAATAATGTGTCACATCAACAGGAGACTCCAGAGGGGGAGGTGAATCCACAAATGGCGGATAAAAATGTAGGGGACAGG CATGGTCATTCTCATCAATCATATCGGAGTCGGCGAAGATCGGAGAATCCAGCCTTACAGAAAGGACTAGATGCAATTGCTTCCTCTCTTAATTATATTGGTGGTACCATTGGTACTGTTGTGGAG GAGGGCCTTACTATTGTGGAGAACAGAGCAGCTGAAATAATTCATGATACAAGCAAGACCATAAAGAAAAAGCCCAGCAGATTTGAGGAACATGATCCTACATATGGCCAGCATTGTCCAATTCAACAATCTCGAACTGAAGATGAAAAGCAGAGTGAACAGGAAATTCAATTGAAGGCATCCCGCGAT GTTGCAATGGCCATGGCTGCAAAAGCAAAGCTTCTTCTTCGGGAGCTGAAGACTGTCAAAGCAGATTTGGCATTTGCAAAGGAGCGTTGCGCGCagcttgaagaagaaaataaaatgcttCGGGAGAATCGTGGACAGCTTGAGAGCCCCGAGGACGACGATTTG ATACGACTTCAATTGGAGACGCTTTTGGCAGAGAAGGCGCGATTGGCACATGAGAACTCGGTGTATGCCCGGGAGAATCGTTTTCTACGGGAGGTGGTTGAATACCACCAACTGACCATGCAAGATGTCATATACCTGGACGAGACTTCTGAAGAGGTCAGTGAGGTTTACCCAACTAACAAGGTGTCTCTGCTATCGAGTCGACCTGCTTCTGCTGCTCTTGCTGCAGCAGTGCCACCCTCTTCTTTCCATATGCCCCGTACCTCCTCCCAGCATAGACAACAGCAGCCTACTGATGCTCATTCTCGTTCATAG
- the LOC116200677 gene encoding uncharacterized protein LOC116200677 isoform X4, producing the protein MAYRRKQQLPRRPLASVPGESDYEASTTASSSSSSSSSSSSSSLAAKAIRASSARMDSSLSSAYAAAPPSSSPFEDSRSSDADSMKHSTEPKHGFWGALARKAKSIIEDNNVSHQQETPEGEVNPQMADKNHGHSHQSYRSRRRSENPALQKGLDAIASSLNYIGGTIGTVVEEGLTIVENRAAEIIHDTSKTIKKKPSRFEEHDPTYGQHCPIQQSRTEDEKQSEQEIQLKASRDVAMAMAAKAKLLLRELKTVKADLAFAKERCAQLEEENKMLRENRGQLESPEDDDLIRLQLETLLAEKARLAHENSVYARENRFLREVVEYHQLTMQDVIYLDETSEEVSEVYPTNKVSLLSSRPASAALAAAVPPSSFHMPRTSSQHRQQQPTDAHSRS; encoded by the exons ATGGCATATAGGAGGAAGCAGCAACTCCCGAGGAGGCCATTGGCATCGGTACCTGGTGAATCTGACTATGAAGCTTCAACaacagcttcttcttcttcctcttcttcttcttcttcttcttcttcttccttggcAGCCAAAGCGATCAGAGCATCTTCTGCTCGCATGGACTCTTCACTTTCCTCCGCTTACGCCGCCGCTCCTCCGTCGTCTTCTCCTTTCGAg GATTCTAGGTCTAGTGACGCTGATTCAATGAAACATTCTACCGAACCCAAGCATGGATTTTGGGGAGCTTTGGCTAGGAAAGCTAAATCCATTATAGAGGACAATAATGTGTCACATCAACAGGAGACTCCAGAGGGGGAGGTGAATCCACAAATGGCGGATAAAAAT CATGGTCATTCTCATCAATCATATCGGAGTCGGCGAAGATCGGAGAATCCAGCCTTACAGAAAGGACTAGATGCAATTGCTTCCTCTCTTAATTATATTGGTGGTACCATTGGTACTGTTGTGGAG GAGGGCCTTACTATTGTGGAGAACAGAGCAGCTGAAATAATTCATGATACAAGCAAGACCATAAAGAAAAAGCCCAGCAGATTTGAGGAACATGATCCTACATATGGCCAGCATTGTCCAATTCAACAATCTCGAACTGAAGATGAAAAGCAGAGTGAACAGGAAATTCAATTGAAGGCATCCCGCGAT GTTGCAATGGCCATGGCTGCAAAAGCAAAGCTTCTTCTTCGGGAGCTGAAGACTGTCAAAGCAGATTTGGCATTTGCAAAGGAGCGTTGCGCGCagcttgaagaagaaaataaaatgcttCGGGAGAATCGTGGACAGCTTGAGAGCCCCGAGGACGACGATTTG ATACGACTTCAATTGGAGACGCTTTTGGCAGAGAAGGCGCGATTGGCACATGAGAACTCGGTGTATGCCCGGGAGAATCGTTTTCTACGGGAGGTGGTTGAATACCACCAACTGACCATGCAAGATGTCATATACCTGGACGAGACTTCTGAAGAGGTCAGTGAGGTTTACCCAACTAACAAGGTGTCTCTGCTATCGAGTCGACCTGCTTCTGCTGCTCTTGCTGCAGCAGTGCCACCCTCTTCTTTCCATATGCCCCGTACCTCCTCCCAGCATAGACAACAGCAGCCTACTGATGCTCATTCTCGTTCATAG
- the LOC116200677 gene encoding uncharacterized protein LOC116200677 isoform X3 — protein sequence MAYRRKQQLPRRPLASVPGESDYEASTTASSSSSSSSSSSSSSLAAKAIRASSARMDSSLSSAYAAAPPSSSPFEDSRSSDADSMKHSTEPKHGFWGALARKAKSIIEDNNVSHQQETPEGEVNPQMADKNQHGHSHQSYRSRRRSENPALQKGLDAIASSLNYIGGTIGTVVEEGLTIVENRAAEIIHDTSKTIKKKPSRFEEHDPTYGQHCPIQQSRTEDEKQSEQEIQLKASRDVAMAMAAKAKLLLRELKTVKADLAFAKERCAQLEEENKMLRENRGQLESPEDDDLIRLQLETLLAEKARLAHENSVYARENRFLREVVEYHQLTMQDVIYLDETSEEVSEVYPTNKVSLLSSRPASAALAAAVPPSSFHMPRTSSQHRQQQPTDAHSRS from the exons ATGGCATATAGGAGGAAGCAGCAACTCCCGAGGAGGCCATTGGCATCGGTACCTGGTGAATCTGACTATGAAGCTTCAACaacagcttcttcttcttcctcttcttcttcttcttcttcttcttcttccttggcAGCCAAAGCGATCAGAGCATCTTCTGCTCGCATGGACTCTTCACTTTCCTCCGCTTACGCCGCCGCTCCTCCGTCGTCTTCTCCTTTCGAg GATTCTAGGTCTAGTGACGCTGATTCAATGAAACATTCTACCGAACCCAAGCATGGATTTTGGGGAGCTTTGGCTAGGAAAGCTAAATCCATTATAGAGGACAATAATGTGTCACATCAACAGGAGACTCCAGAGGGGGAGGTGAATCCACAAATGGCGGATAAAAAT CAGCATGGTCATTCTCATCAATCATATCGGAGTCGGCGAAGATCGGAGAATCCAGCCTTACAGAAAGGACTAGATGCAATTGCTTCCTCTCTTAATTATATTGGTGGTACCATTGGTACTGTTGTGGAG GAGGGCCTTACTATTGTGGAGAACAGAGCAGCTGAAATAATTCATGATACAAGCAAGACCATAAAGAAAAAGCCCAGCAGATTTGAGGAACATGATCCTACATATGGCCAGCATTGTCCAATTCAACAATCTCGAACTGAAGATGAAAAGCAGAGTGAACAGGAAATTCAATTGAAGGCATCCCGCGAT GTTGCAATGGCCATGGCTGCAAAAGCAAAGCTTCTTCTTCGGGAGCTGAAGACTGTCAAAGCAGATTTGGCATTTGCAAAGGAGCGTTGCGCGCagcttgaagaagaaaataaaatgcttCGGGAGAATCGTGGACAGCTTGAGAGCCCCGAGGACGACGATTTG ATACGACTTCAATTGGAGACGCTTTTGGCAGAGAAGGCGCGATTGGCACATGAGAACTCGGTGTATGCCCGGGAGAATCGTTTTCTACGGGAGGTGGTTGAATACCACCAACTGACCATGCAAGATGTCATATACCTGGACGAGACTTCTGAAGAGGTCAGTGAGGTTTACCCAACTAACAAGGTGTCTCTGCTATCGAGTCGACCTGCTTCTGCTGCTCTTGCTGCAGCAGTGCCACCCTCTTCTTTCCATATGCCCCGTACCTCCTCCCAGCATAGACAACAGCAGCCTACTGATGCTCATTCTCGTTCATAG
- the LOC116200677 gene encoding uncharacterized protein LOC116200677 isoform X1: protein MAYRRKQQLPRRPLASVPGESDYEASTTASSSSSSSSSSSSSSLAAKAIRASSARMDSSLSSAYAAAPPSSSPFEDSRSSDADSMKHSTEPKHGFWGALARKAKSIIEDNNVSHQQETPEGEVNPQMADKNVGDRQHGHSHQSYRSRRRSENPALQKGLDAIASSLNYIGGTIGTVVEEGLTIVENRAAEIIHDTSKTIKKKPSRFEEHDPTYGQHCPIQQSRTEDEKQSEQEIQLKASRDVAMAMAAKAKLLLRELKTVKADLAFAKERCAQLEEENKMLRENRGQLESPEDDDLIRLQLETLLAEKARLAHENSVYARENRFLREVVEYHQLTMQDVIYLDETSEEVSEVYPTNKVSLLSSRPASAALAAAVPPSSFHMPRTSSQHRQQQPTDAHSRS, encoded by the exons ATGGCATATAGGAGGAAGCAGCAACTCCCGAGGAGGCCATTGGCATCGGTACCTGGTGAATCTGACTATGAAGCTTCAACaacagcttcttcttcttcctcttcttcttcttcttcttcttcttcttccttggcAGCCAAAGCGATCAGAGCATCTTCTGCTCGCATGGACTCTTCACTTTCCTCCGCTTACGCCGCCGCTCCTCCGTCGTCTTCTCCTTTCGAg GATTCTAGGTCTAGTGACGCTGATTCAATGAAACATTCTACCGAACCCAAGCATGGATTTTGGGGAGCTTTGGCTAGGAAAGCTAAATCCATTATAGAGGACAATAATGTGTCACATCAACAGGAGACTCCAGAGGGGGAGGTGAATCCACAAATGGCGGATAAAAATGTAGGGGACAGG CAGCATGGTCATTCTCATCAATCATATCGGAGTCGGCGAAGATCGGAGAATCCAGCCTTACAGAAAGGACTAGATGCAATTGCTTCCTCTCTTAATTATATTGGTGGTACCATTGGTACTGTTGTGGAG GAGGGCCTTACTATTGTGGAGAACAGAGCAGCTGAAATAATTCATGATACAAGCAAGACCATAAAGAAAAAGCCCAGCAGATTTGAGGAACATGATCCTACATATGGCCAGCATTGTCCAATTCAACAATCTCGAACTGAAGATGAAAAGCAGAGTGAACAGGAAATTCAATTGAAGGCATCCCGCGAT GTTGCAATGGCCATGGCTGCAAAAGCAAAGCTTCTTCTTCGGGAGCTGAAGACTGTCAAAGCAGATTTGGCATTTGCAAAGGAGCGTTGCGCGCagcttgaagaagaaaataaaatgcttCGGGAGAATCGTGGACAGCTTGAGAGCCCCGAGGACGACGATTTG ATACGACTTCAATTGGAGACGCTTTTGGCAGAGAAGGCGCGATTGGCACATGAGAACTCGGTGTATGCCCGGGAGAATCGTTTTCTACGGGAGGTGGTTGAATACCACCAACTGACCATGCAAGATGTCATATACCTGGACGAGACTTCTGAAGAGGTCAGTGAGGTTTACCCAACTAACAAGGTGTCTCTGCTATCGAGTCGACCTGCTTCTGCTGCTCTTGCTGCAGCAGTGCCACCCTCTTCTTTCCATATGCCCCGTACCTCCTCCCAGCATAGACAACAGCAGCCTACTGATGCTCATTCTCGTTCATAG